In the Populus trichocarpa isolate Nisqually-1 chromosome 1, P.trichocarpa_v4.1, whole genome shotgun sequence genome, one interval contains:
- the LOC7483271 gene encoding uncharacterized protein LOC7483271, with translation MNDQPSPSIMNQQPPQLMGQPPPIHLQLQMLSHSQAMNQPQPLMMMMMNQRPFKKFQNPSKFNNNFVPSKPRSSNNSSSNWKGKNANNNKRMENSNNNPGLSCGVSGGGGGGYKPPSLNELQTQNRMKARKYYHPKKKFNNRFAPYAPRNTTSFIIRAKKSGGIASLVSPCPVTPAMLPTPMFSPSREVLGDMAKEEWGVDGYGSMKGLIRLRSPGNEASEDDEDDEESDVEEHVEVERRLDHDLSRFEMIYPSGGGVGGEYSYNNNNNVLENRVDDQDTHIAQLEEENLTLKERLFLMESELGDLRMRLQFLERHQQHGQSSSSAMVLEDVNEEVVENVSENESDGGSDIGVNTVANDGNEDVMEWVEMERVGRNVSNVDKEEGE, from the coding sequence ATGAACGATCAGCCATCACCGTCAATCATGAATCAGCAGCCACCGCAATTGATGGGTCAGCCACCGCCGATTCATCTTCAATTACAGATGTTGAGTCACAGTCAAGCCATGAATCAACCACAgccgttgatgatgatgatgatgaaccAGAGACCTTTCAAGAAGTTTCAAAATCCGTCgaagtttaataataattttgttccTTCAAAGCCTAGAAgcagcaacaacagcagcagcaactggaAGGGTAAAAAtgccaacaacaacaaaagaatgGAAAATTCCAATAATAACCCTGGTTTATCTTGTGGTGTTAGTGGCGGCGGTGGCGGAGGGTATAAGCCACCGAGTTTGAATGAATTGCAAACACAAAACAGAATGAAAGCGCGGAAATATTATCATCCaaagaagaaatttaataatCGGTTCGCGCCTTATGCGCCGAGGAATACGACGTCGTTTATTATCCGGGCGAAAAAATCTGGTGGGATTGCTTCGTTGGTTTCTCCGTGTCCGGTGACTCCGGCAATGTTGCCAACTCCGATGTTTTCGCCTTCGAGGGAGGTGTTAGGTGATATGGCGAAAGAGGAGTGGGGTGTTGATGGGTATGGATCGATGAAGGGGTTGATTAGGTTGAGATCCCCTGGAAATGAAGCGAGTgaggatgatgaggatgatgaggagAGTGATGTGGAAGAGCACGTGGAAGTGGAAAGGAGATTGGATCATGATTTGAGTAGGTTTGAGATGATTTATCcgagtggtggtggtgttggagGGGAGtatagttataataataataataatgttttggaGAATAGGGTTGATGATCAGGACACGCATATAGCGCAATTGGAAGAGGagaatttgactttgaaagAGAGGTTGTTTTTGATGGAGAGTGAGTTAGGGGATTTGAGGATGAGGTTGCAGTTTTTGGAGAGGCATCAGCAGCATGGTCAGAGTAGCAGTAGTGCTATGGTTTTGGAAGATGTTAATGAGGAGGTTGTGGAGAATGTTTCTGAGAATGAGAGTGATGGAGGATCTGATATTGGTGTGAATACTGTAGCTAACGACGGTAACGAGGACGTGATGGAGTGGGTGGAAATGGAGAGAGTAGGGAGGAATGTTAGTAATGTTGATAAGGAGGAAGGGGAGTGA
- the LOC7455759 gene encoding probable plastid-lipid-associated protein 12, chloroplastic has translation MALKFHAAIHLSLQLSPSPTLFAPSFCKPQKLLKSLVKKTHVCQSSLVDEQQQQISFNEQENQLINALVGIQGRGKSASPQQLNEVGHAVKVLEGLEGVSEPTGSNLIEGRWQLMFTTRPGTASPIQRTFVGVDFFSVFQEVYLRTNDPRVSNIVKFSNAIGELKVEAAATIENGKRILFQFDRAAFSFNFLPFKVPYPVPFRLLGDEAKGWLDTTYLSPSGNLRISRGNKGTTFVLQKKTEPRQRLLSAIWTGTGVLEAINEFIKLNQNVAKDEMELIDGEWQMIWSSQMETDSWIENAGRGLMGKQIVTKNGQLKFVVDILLGVRFSMTGTFVKSSLNTYDVKMDDAAIIGGMFGLPVEMETKINLELLYSDDKIRISRGYKNIVFVHARTDGTRQN, from the exons atggctCTAAAATTTCATGCTGCCATTCATTTAAGCTTGCAATTGAGCCCATCTCCTACATTATTTGCACCATCATTTTGTAAGCCTCAGAAACTCTTGAAATCATTagttaaaaaaactcatgtttgTCAATCCTCTCTTGTTGATGAACAGCAGCAGCAAATTTCATTCAATGAGCAAGAAAATCAGCTGATAAATGCCCTTGTTGGCATCCAAGGCAGAGGAAAATCAGCATCCCCCCAGCAACTCAAT GAGGTCGGACATGCAGTTAAAGTTCTTGAAGGCTTAGAAGGAGTGTCTGAACCT ACAGGCTCGAACTTGATCGAAGGTCGGTGGCAATTAATGTTTACGACTAGACCTGGGACAGCATCTCCAATTCAG AGAACATTTGTTGGTGTTGACTTCTTCAGCGTATTTCAAGAGGTATACCTTCGGACAAATGATCCTCGTGTGTCCAACATTGTAAAATTCTCAAATGCTATAGGCGAGCTGAAAGTAGAG GCAGCAGCAACAATTGAAAATGGAAAGAGGATCCTTTTCCAGTTTGACAGAGCagccttttctttcaattttttaccatTTAAGGTTCCATATCCAGTGCCATTTAGGCTTCTTGGTGATGAAGCAAAGGGCTGGCTGGACACCACATACTTGTCTCCATCTGGAAACCTTCGCATCTCGAGAGGAAATAAG GGCACCACCTTTGTGCTCCAGAAGAAAACTGAACCTAGACAAAGATTGCTGTCAGCAATTTGGACAGGAACCGGAGTTCTAGAG GCAATCAATGAATTTATAAAGTTAAATCAGAATGTTGCTAAAGATGAAATGGAACTCATCGATGGAGAGTGGCAGATGATATGGAGTTCACAG ATGGAGACAGATAGTTGGATAGAGAATGCTGGCAGAGGTCTAATGGGAAAGCAG ATTGTCACAAAGAACGGACAGTTAAAGTTCGTCGTCGACATCTTGCTCGGTGTCAGGTTCTCCATGACAGGAACATTTGT GAAATCAAGTCTCAATACATATGATGTTAAAATGGATGATGCAGCCATCATTGGTGGCATGTTTGGACTCCCTGTGGAGATGGAAACCAAGATTAACCTAGAGTTGCT ATATAGTGATGATAAAATCAGAATCAGTCGAGGGTACAAAAACATTGTGTTTGTGCATGCACGAACAGATGGAACAAGGCAGAATTAA